A window of the Comamonas sp. Y33R10-2 genome harbors these coding sequences:
- a CDS encoding alpha-2-macroglobulin, giving the protein MREQTAPRWRTLLNASLLWSFGAVAAVSAVTAHAAGVRQFSPQGDITQVGQVVVQFDAAAVRFGDPKAAAPVNLQCSDAQAAKGQGRWNSEKEWVFDFTQNLPAGVRCTAALNSQFKSVDGKALTGAASYQFQTGGPQVSEITPDTYEEVDEQQYFALRLTGAATVDSLKQRVWCTSEGVGERIPVQLIEGKERDAVLKQRHWDKDAAKSPQNYAVLACNRRLTSGSKMTLVYGKGVLMANGLASKDEQRYSYRVRQPFTAEFSCERENANAACLPIRPMRLSFSAPVPRKLIEAIRLKSGASAVAPIIEQNGDKLAEDSLVDRVTFPATMTASTKYVVELPPQFKDAAGRSLTNANMFPLATATGSMPPLVKFAASPFGIVERFAEGPNGPALLPVTLRNVEPNLTGKALDASVVRTKKGGSDADIIAWLKKVNRYDGYSVERTRAAGDVKVLPPVINDDKNWVQTRMLSLLDGQSQTQTLELPKAAKNDPRPFEVVGIPLNPGFQVVEIASPMLGQSLLDEGYGAGRTMYVRTSVLVTNLAVHFKLGRENSMAWVTTLDKGKPVAGATVQVSGCNGQAIASAVSNEQGVVTFNGLNPTAPDCRNDGDYRSASYFVSARAKTSAGDELAFVWSDWNKGIEPWRFNVPTSLSSKRDEVAHTVFDRMLFRAGETVSMKHYLRALTGVGKNSSGFEQTAQKPDRLTITHLGSGQRFTQALNWSGQGSAVSEFAVSKAAKLGEYSVELGYASGTNNGRRTSFSTGIFRVEEFRLPVMEGRVGPASKEPLYGVSSVPAEVQINYVSGGAASNLPVKVSALVRSKSPDFSGWDGFSFNPPRSAQDVGNSDDEESTAASDTVVVLDKKAITLDKNGLGKVNVDALPKATQPRDLLMEATYADPNGEVQTLSGTRTIWPAAVVAGVRSENWISVDRKLRFQALTLDTAGKAQAGVPVKVEAVARITTSSRKRLVGGFYSYDNQTTLKPLGTICSGTSDSHGLLQCEAQLSQPGEVELIVKASDKDGRSSQAATSVWVTGQGEIWFGGEDHDRMDVLAERKSYEPGETARFQVRMPFRRAMALVAVEREGIVNTQVVELTGDNPTVDVKIEENWGPNVYVSVLALRGRLMEVPWYSFFTWGFKSPVEWWRAFWSDGKEFIAPTSMVDLSKPAFRFGMSEIRVGLKNHTIDVKVTSDKSSYKVRGTAKVTIKATLPDGKPASGAQVALAAVDQALLELMPNTSWNLLDAMLTRREWGVQTSTAQMEVIGRRHYGKKAVPAGGGGGRSPTRELLNTLLLWNPNVVLDANGSAVIDVPLNDALTTFQVVAVADSGTSLFGRGQTAIRTTQDLQIISGLPPLVREDDQFRAQVTLRNTSAKAMKVEVTPRATLLELKAQTVEIPAGEAREVAWDVKAPAQLSGTRAEALIWEIAARDISGGVNAGADAAQDALKISQRIVPAVPLTVQQATLVQVNGTYTVPVNPPADALPGRGGLQMSLVPKLTEGLPGVRDWWARYPYSCLEQTTSKAVGMNNAELWASTMAQLPNYLDTDGLANYFPPQDGGANRGSDTLTAHLINLSALAQGVDKRFVLPATERAHMEDGLIAFVEGRIQRNFWSPRKDLDMRKLAAIAALAQSGKATPRMLDSINATPNQWPTHAVIDLVMLLQRMNDAPQRDERLAQAMQILRSRLTYNGTRAGFSNEQDDSWWWLMQSPDVNLARLMLVTMNDPAWAEDMPRLVSGFIGRQQAGAWSTTTANLWGALALRRFSQKFESEAVAGTTVATMNGNEAKVNWADVKRATSEDVQGAAHATSMFGEPVRAGGLLNNSMFMPWAKAGKGQLSVTQQGTGKPWLTVQSVAAVALKEPFSSGYTIKKTITPVEQADKGIFGGGQFTRGDVLRVTLEVQAKTDMTWVAITDPVPTGATILGGGLGRDSAIATKGEEKEGAGWLAYEERSFESYRAYYQYLPAGSTKVEYTVRLNNAGEFALPPTRAEALYAPEMFGEIPNAKLKVVMPK; this is encoded by the coding sequence ATGAGGGAGCAAACTGCGCCGCGCTGGCGCACTTTGCTGAATGCGAGTTTGCTGTGGAGCTTTGGCGCTGTGGCTGCGGTCAGCGCAGTGACTGCACATGCAGCTGGTGTGCGCCAGTTCAGCCCGCAAGGTGATATCACTCAGGTCGGCCAAGTCGTCGTGCAGTTTGATGCAGCGGCAGTGCGCTTTGGTGACCCCAAGGCCGCCGCACCTGTCAATTTGCAGTGCAGCGATGCCCAAGCTGCCAAAGGGCAAGGCCGTTGGAACAGCGAAAAGGAATGGGTGTTTGACTTTACCCAGAATCTGCCTGCTGGCGTGCGCTGCACGGCTGCACTTAATTCTCAGTTCAAAAGCGTCGATGGTAAAGCACTGACGGGTGCTGCCAGCTATCAATTTCAGACGGGTGGGCCGCAGGTTTCCGAAATCACGCCCGACACCTATGAAGAGGTTGACGAGCAGCAGTACTTTGCCCTGCGCCTGACGGGCGCGGCTACGGTGGATAGTCTTAAGCAGCGCGTCTGGTGTACCTCAGAAGGGGTGGGCGAGCGCATTCCGGTGCAGTTGATTGAGGGCAAAGAGCGCGATGCCGTGCTCAAACAACGGCACTGGGATAAAGATGCCGCCAAGAGCCCGCAAAACTATGCCGTGCTGGCCTGTAATCGCCGCCTGACATCGGGCAGCAAGATGACGCTGGTGTACGGCAAGGGCGTGCTTATGGCCAATGGTCTGGCCAGCAAGGATGAGCAGCGTTATTCATACCGTGTGCGTCAGCCGTTCACGGCAGAGTTCAGCTGCGAGCGTGAAAACGCCAATGCCGCCTGCCTGCCCATTCGCCCCATGCGCCTGTCGTTTAGCGCACCCGTGCCGCGCAAGCTGATTGAGGCGATTCGCCTCAAGAGTGGTGCTTCGGCGGTGGCTCCCATCATTGAGCAAAACGGCGACAAATTGGCCGAAGACTCGTTGGTGGACAGAGTGACCTTCCCCGCCACCATGACAGCTAGCACCAAGTACGTGGTGGAGCTGCCCCCGCAGTTCAAAGATGCGGCAGGCCGCTCGCTGACGAATGCCAATATGTTCCCGCTGGCCACAGCCACGGGCAGCATGCCTCCGCTGGTGAAGTTTGCGGCTTCGCCCTTCGGTATCGTCGAGCGCTTTGCCGAAGGCCCTAACGGCCCGGCATTGCTGCCAGTCACGCTGCGCAATGTGGAGCCGAATCTGACTGGCAAGGCTTTGGATGCCAGCGTGGTGCGTACTAAAAAGGGTGGCTCGGATGCGGACATCATTGCTTGGCTGAAAAAAGTCAACCGCTACGACGGCTATAGCGTCGAGCGCACGCGTGCTGCGGGCGATGTGAAGGTATTACCCCCCGTCATCAACGATGACAAGAATTGGGTGCAAACACGCATGTTGTCTTTGCTCGATGGACAGAGCCAGACACAGACGCTGGAGTTGCCCAAGGCCGCCAAGAACGATCCGCGCCCGTTTGAAGTGGTGGGCATTCCTTTGAACCCCGGCTTTCAAGTTGTCGAAATCGCTTCGCCCATGCTGGGCCAGTCGCTGCTCGATGAAGGCTACGGCGCAGGTCGCACCATGTATGTGCGCACCTCGGTGCTGGTCACCAATCTGGCGGTGCACTTCAAACTCGGCCGTGAAAATTCCATGGCTTGGGTGACGACGCTGGACAAGGGCAAGCCTGTGGCAGGTGCCACGGTGCAGGTGTCGGGTTGCAACGGTCAAGCGATTGCATCTGCCGTGAGTAATGAGCAGGGCGTTGTCACTTTCAACGGCCTGAACCCCACGGCGCCTGACTGCCGCAATGACGGCGATTACCGCAGCGCTAGCTATTTTGTGAGCGCGCGCGCTAAGACCAGTGCGGGCGATGAGCTGGCTTTTGTCTGGAGCGACTGGAACAAGGGCATTGAGCCTTGGCGTTTCAACGTACCCACCAGTTTGAGCAGCAAGCGCGATGAGGTGGCGCACACGGTGTTTGACCGCATGTTGTTCCGCGCGGGTGAAACCGTGTCCATGAAGCACTACCTGCGCGCACTGACGGGCGTGGGTAAAAACTCCAGTGGTTTTGAGCAAACTGCACAAAAACCTGATCGTTTGACCATCACTCACTTGGGCAGTGGCCAGCGTTTTACGCAGGCGTTGAACTGGTCTGGCCAAGGCAGTGCGGTTAGCGAGTTTGCTGTCTCCAAGGCTGCCAAACTGGGCGAGTATTCGGTGGAACTGGGCTATGCCAGCGGCACGAACAACGGCCGCCGTACCTCTTTTTCGACGGGTATCTTCCGTGTCGAAGAATTCCGCCTGCCGGTGATGGAGGGCCGCGTGGGCCCTGCTAGCAAAGAGCCTCTGTATGGCGTGAGCAGCGTGCCGGCTGAAGTGCAGATCAACTATGTCTCTGGCGGTGCGGCTTCTAACCTGCCCGTCAAGGTCTCGGCGCTGGTGCGCTCCAAGTCGCCAGACTTTTCTGGCTGGGATGGCTTTAGCTTCAACCCGCCGCGCAGTGCTCAGGATGTCGGCAATAGCGACGATGAAGAAAGCACTGCCGCCAGCGATACCGTGGTAGTGCTGGACAAGAAAGCCATTACGCTGGACAAAAATGGTCTGGGCAAAGTCAACGTGGACGCTTTGCCCAAGGCCACCCAACCGCGTGACTTGTTGATGGAAGCCACTTACGCTGACCCTAATGGTGAAGTGCAGACCCTGAGCGGCACACGCACCATTTGGCCAGCGGCTGTAGTGGCAGGCGTACGTTCAGAAAACTGGATTTCGGTGGACCGCAAGCTGCGTTTTCAGGCCTTGACGCTAGATACGGCTGGCAAGGCGCAAGCCGGTGTGCCCGTCAAGGTTGAAGCCGTTGCACGCATCACCACCTCCAGCCGCAAGCGACTGGTGGGCGGTTTTTACAGCTATGACAATCAGACCACGCTCAAGCCGTTGGGCACCATCTGCTCGGGCACCAGCGATAGCCATGGCCTGCTGCAGTGCGAGGCGCAACTGTCCCAGCCCGGTGAGGTGGAGTTGATCGTCAAGGCATCTGATAAGGATGGCCGTAGCAGCCAAGCCGCCACATCGGTGTGGGTGACGGGCCAAGGTGAAATTTGGTTCGGCGGCGAAGACCATGACCGCATGGATGTACTCGCTGAGCGCAAGAGCTATGAGCCCGGCGAGACTGCACGCTTTCAGGTGCGCATGCCCTTCCGCCGCGCAATGGCGCTTGTCGCAGTAGAGCGCGAAGGCATTGTGAACACGCAAGTCGTTGAGCTGACGGGCGACAACCCGACGGTGGACGTGAAGATTGAAGAAAACTGGGGCCCCAACGTTTACGTCAGCGTGCTGGCGCTGCGCGGGCGTTTGATGGAAGTGCCTTGGTACAGCTTCTTTACTTGGGGCTTCAAGTCGCCGGTGGAGTGGTGGCGAGCTTTTTGGAGCGATGGCAAGGAGTTCATTGCGCCCACATCGATGGTTGATCTCTCCAAGCCTGCTTTCCGTTTCGGCATGTCTGAAATCCGCGTGGGCCTGAAGAACCACACAATTGATGTGAAGGTGACTTCGGACAAGAGCAGCTACAAGGTGCGCGGCACGGCCAAGGTCACCATCAAGGCTACGCTGCCTGATGGCAAGCCTGCGTCCGGTGCGCAGGTGGCGCTGGCAGCGGTTGATCAGGCCTTGCTGGAGCTGATGCCCAACACCAGCTGGAACCTGCTGGACGCCATGCTGACGCGCCGCGAGTGGGGCGTGCAGACCTCCACGGCGCAGATGGAAGTGATTGGCCGACGCCACTACGGCAAAAAGGCCGTACCTGCGGGCGGTGGCGGTGGCCGCAGCCCAACGCGTGAGCTGCTCAACACCTTGCTGCTGTGGAATCCCAATGTGGTTCTCGATGCCAATGGCTCGGCAGTGATTGATGTACCGCTCAACGATGCGCTGACTACCTTCCAGGTAGTGGCGGTGGCTGATTCAGGAACGAGCCTGTTTGGCAGGGGGCAGACGGCGATTCGCACTACGCAAGACCTGCAAATCATCAGCGGCCTGCCGCCGCTGGTGCGTGAGGACGATCAGTTCCGCGCACAGGTCACACTGCGCAATACCTCGGCCAAGGCTATGAAGGTAGAAGTGACGCCACGCGCCACGCTGCTGGAACTCAAAGCCCAGACTGTGGAAATCCCCGCAGGCGAAGCACGTGAAGTGGCATGGGATGTGAAGGCTCCGGCCCAGCTCTCCGGCACGCGCGCTGAGGCGCTGATCTGGGAGATCGCTGCGCGTGATATCAGCGGTGGTGTTAATGCTGGTGCCGATGCCGCGCAGGATGCCCTGAAAATCAGCCAGCGCATTGTTCCTGCCGTACCTTTGACGGTGCAGCAAGCCACGCTGGTGCAGGTCAACGGCACCTACACCGTGCCCGTGAACCCGCCTGCCGATGCGTTGCCCGGCCGTGGTGGCCTGCAAATGTCGCTGGTGCCAAAGCTGACCGAAGGTCTGCCCGGCGTGCGTGATTGGTGGGCGCGTTACCCCTACTCATGCTTGGAGCAAACCACCAGCAAGGCCGTTGGCATGAACAACGCCGAGCTGTGGGCCAGCACCATGGCGCAGCTGCCAAACTATCTGGACACCGACGGTTTGGCTAACTACTTCCCGCCGCAAGATGGCGGGGCCAACCGCGGCAGCGATACGCTGACGGCGCATCTGATTAATCTGTCTGCCTTGGCGCAGGGCGTGGACAAACGCTTTGTGCTGCCTGCCACTGAGCGTGCGCATATGGAAGATGGCCTGATCGCCTTTGTAGAAGGCCGCATTCAGCGCAACTTCTGGAGCCCACGCAAGGATCTGGATATGCGCAAACTGGCCGCCATTGCTGCGCTGGCGCAGTCTGGCAAAGCCACGCCGCGCATGCTCGACAGCATCAACGCCACACCCAACCAGTGGCCCACCCATGCCGTCATTGACCTGGTGATGCTGCTTCAGCGCATGAACGATGCACCGCAGCGTGATGAGCGTCTGGCACAGGCCATGCAGATTCTGCGCAGCCGCCTGACTTACAACGGCACGCGCGCAGGTTTTTCTAATGAGCAAGACGATAGCTGGTGGTGGCTGATGCAAAGCCCCGATGTGAACTTGGCGCGCCTGATGCTGGTGACCATGAACGATCCTGCATGGGCTGAGGATATGCCTCGCCTCGTCAGTGGCTTCATTGGTCGTCAGCAGGCCGGTGCTTGGAGCACGACCACGGCTAACCTCTGGGGGGCACTGGCGCTGCGCCGCTTCTCGCAGAAGTTTGAGTCTGAAGCGGTGGCTGGCACCACGGTTGCCACCATGAACGGCAATGAAGCCAAGGTGAATTGGGCTGATGTGAAGCGCGCAACGTCTGAGGATGTGCAAGGTGCAGCCCATGCGACAAGCATGTTTGGCGAGCCTGTGCGCGCCGGTGGCCTGCTGAACAACAGCATGTTCATGCCCTGGGCTAAGGCAGGTAAGGGCCAGCTCAGCGTGACGCAGCAAGGCACAGGCAAACCATGGCTGACCGTGCAGTCCGTGGCAGCCGTGGCTCTCAAGGAGCCGTTCAGCTCGGGCTACACCATCAAAAAGACCATTACGCCGGTGGAGCAGGCTGATAAGGGCATATTTGGTGGTGGCCAGTTCACACGTGGCGATGTGCTGCGTGTGACACTCGAAGTGCAGGCCAAGACCGATATGACCTGGGTTGCGATCACCGACCCTGTGCCAACGGGCGCCACCATTTTGGGCGGCGGTCTGGGTCGTGACTCGGCAATTGCCACCAAGGGCGAAGAAAAGGAAGGCGCAGGCTGGCTGGCCTATGAAGAGCGTAGCTTCGAGTCTTATCGCGCTTACTACCAGTATCTGCCTGCAGGCTCGACCAAGGTCGAATACACCGTGCGCCTGAACAATGCGGGTGAGTTTGCCCTGCCGCCCACACGCGCTGAAGCGTTGTATGCGCCCGAGATGTTTGGTGAGATTCCTAATGCCAAGCTCAAGGTGGTGATGCCCAAGTAA
- the pbpC gene encoding penicillin-binding protein 1C: protein MTKQILWSCLLWLGLVGVSHAVPNFEEVRSDHRSSEALLLSREGEVLQRQRTDNTVRRGPWVALADVSPALRTALVLSEDKRFYEHSGVDWTAVTSAAWGNLWNTRTRGASTITMQLAGLLGGDWRQGPGGRSVVQKVGQAVAAQVLDRRWRKDQILEAYLNMVPFRGEIVGIDALSQSLYGKAAHGLDARESAIAAALVRAPNASVERVSQRACGVLQIMIPDDVSARNCTETGSALQLYTASVLQRRQWQASEGIAPHFARRWLALTKSNGQNKGQAQVRSTLSAPLQRFAVSSMQQHLRELQGRNVEDGALVVLDNRTGEILAWVGSSGSMSQASEVDGVTAMRQPGSTLKPFLYAQAMAEKRITAASLIEDSSAQINTQNGLYIPQNYDRRFKGWVSARTALASSLNVPAVRTLVMVTPDAFFTQLQNLGLPLRESGGYYGFSLALGSSEVPLLQLTNAYRALGNGGVYQPVKWDSSTARRTDDSKPVQALDAQAAFIVGDILSDNMARAPTFGTDSVLATRFWSAVKTGTSKDMRDNWAVGWSERFTVGVWVGNAGGEAMHSVSGTSGAAPIWAEVMGFLHRNLPSRPAKPPAGLVQHSVQFGALSQGSMAIESARSEWFLPGTQQSLFAIESVADSQNKSMTRGQKGSKSGVGAIQTKEAARISRPTNGTILALDPDIPPDSQRVQLVARQAGMATELAWHDAGLRWLLVTRQYSAPPAGSPANTKPVMREVRRELGRGSQIGWLPWPGRHQLELQDASGKLLDSISIEVRGAGALVAGPEEVKKRR from the coding sequence ATGACTAAGCAAATTCTGTGGAGCTGCCTGCTATGGCTGGGACTGGTGGGCGTAAGTCATGCCGTGCCTAATTTTGAAGAAGTGCGCAGCGATCATCGCTCGTCAGAGGCGCTGCTGCTCTCGCGTGAAGGTGAAGTGCTGCAGCGCCAGCGCACCGATAACACGGTGCGACGTGGCCCCTGGGTGGCGCTGGCCGATGTGTCCCCTGCTTTGCGCACAGCGCTGGTACTCAGCGAAGACAAGCGCTTTTATGAGCACAGCGGTGTGGATTGGACTGCTGTCACATCTGCCGCTTGGGGTAACTTGTGGAACACGCGCACCCGGGGTGCAAGCACCATCACCATGCAACTGGCCGGTTTGCTCGGTGGCGACTGGCGCCAAGGCCCGGGCGGGCGCAGCGTGGTGCAAAAAGTGGGGCAAGCTGTGGCCGCGCAGGTGCTGGACAGGCGCTGGCGCAAAGACCAAATTCTGGAGGCCTACCTGAACATGGTGCCGTTCAGAGGCGAAATTGTGGGTATTGATGCCCTGTCGCAAAGCCTATATGGCAAGGCTGCGCATGGGCTTGACGCCCGCGAGTCAGCGATTGCTGCTGCTCTGGTGCGTGCGCCCAATGCCTCGGTAGAGCGCGTGTCCCAGCGTGCTTGCGGCGTGCTGCAGATCATGATTCCTGATGATGTGTCGGCGCGCAATTGCACTGAGACAGGCTCTGCCTTGCAGCTCTACACGGCCAGCGTGCTGCAGCGCCGCCAGTGGCAGGCCAGCGAGGGCATCGCGCCACACTTTGCACGCCGCTGGCTGGCACTGACGAAGAGTAATGGACAGAACAAAGGGCAGGCGCAGGTGCGGTCTACCTTGAGCGCACCTTTGCAGCGCTTTGCGGTAAGCAGCATGCAGCAGCACCTGCGTGAGTTGCAGGGCCGCAATGTAGAAGATGGCGCGTTGGTAGTGCTGGATAACCGCACAGGCGAGATACTGGCGTGGGTGGGTTCATCGGGCTCAATGAGTCAGGCCTCTGAAGTCGATGGCGTCACTGCCATGCGCCAGCCCGGCTCTACGCTCAAACCGTTTTTGTATGCGCAGGCCATGGCCGAAAAGCGCATCACAGCGGCATCGCTGATTGAGGATTCTTCCGCGCAAATCAATACGCAAAACGGCCTTTATATTCCGCAGAACTACGACCGCCGTTTTAAAGGCTGGGTGTCAGCCCGTACGGCGCTGGCCTCATCGCTGAACGTGCCAGCGGTACGCACGCTGGTCATGGTCACGCCCGATGCTTTTTTTACCCAACTCCAAAATCTGGGTCTGCCGCTGCGCGAAAGCGGTGGTTATTACGGCTTCAGTCTGGCGCTGGGTAGCAGCGAAGTGCCGCTGCTGCAGCTGACCAACGCCTACCGTGCGCTGGGTAATGGCGGTGTTTATCAACCGGTAAAGTGGGACAGTTCAACAGCCCGCCGCACCGATGATTCCAAACCCGTGCAGGCGCTGGATGCTCAAGCGGCTTTTATCGTAGGCGACATTCTCTCGGACAACATGGCGCGCGCGCCCACGTTTGGAACAGACAGTGTTCTGGCCACGCGCTTTTGGTCGGCCGTGAAAACCGGCACCAGCAAAGACATGCGTGACAACTGGGCTGTGGGCTGGTCTGAGCGTTTTACGGTGGGTGTGTGGGTGGGCAATGCAGGTGGCGAGGCCATGCACTCTGTTAGCGGCACCAGTGGTGCGGCGCCCATCTGGGCGGAGGTGATGGGGTTTTTGCACCGCAATTTGCCGAGCAGGCCTGCCAAGCCACCAGCGGGGCTGGTGCAGCACAGCGTGCAGTTTGGCGCTTTAAGCCAAGGAAGTATGGCGATTGAGAGTGCGCGCAGTGAATGGTTTTTGCCGGGCACTCAGCAGTCTCTTTTTGCTATTGAATCGGTAGCGGATAGTCAAAATAAATCAATGACTAGAGGCCAAAAAGGCTCGAAATCTGGAGTCGGTGCGATTCAAACGAAAGAAGCCGCCAGAATTTCGCGCCCCACGAATGGAACGATTTTGGCGTTAGACCCGGACATTCCGCCCGACAGCCAACGCGTTCAACTGGTTGCGCGACAAGCGGGTATGGCGACTGAGCTGGCTTGGCATGACGCGGGCTTGCGTTGGCTGCTGGTGACGCGGCAATATTCCGCTCCGCCTGCAGGCTCGCCTGCCAACACCAAGCCCGTGATGCGTGAAGTGCGCCGAGAGCTGGGACGCGGCAGCCAGATTGGCTGGTTGCCTTGGCCGGGGCGGCATCAACTGGAGTTGCAAGATGCCTCCGGCAAGCTGCTCGACAGCATCTCCATCGAAGTGCGCGGCGCTGGTGCGCTGGTGGCAGGGCCTGAAGAGGTAAAGAAGCGGCGCTAA
- a CDS encoding YeeE/YedE family protein: MSTQVSSAPTAARNQGVDTSVVLVALGGICALVLACFSQIDTRQGLLALVGVGFGYLMYQASFSFAGGWRAAITQGSTLSIRAQMLAIGLAAIGMMPILQMQEVFGQAVTGAVGPVGVSLFVGSLMFGFGMQLGGGCASGTLFTVGGGSTRMLITLAFFILGALIGTAHLPWWTTQWSLGTVQPAHSWGLLPALALQLAGLLAVYLLARRWELRKRQQLQSLLKAPSNAPAMQGAQRLWRGYWPLAWAAVGLALLSVANLLLTGQPWSVTFAFNLWGAKLASLVGVDVSSWEYWTWSMPAQALQGPVLAESTSVTNFGLVLGALLAAGLAGRFAPVSRIPLGSALAAAVGGVLMGYGARLAFGCNVGALFSGLASGSMHGWVWFALAFIGSLAGVRARTWFGLEK, encoded by the coding sequence ATGAGCACCCAGGTTTCTTCCGCTCCCACTGCGGCAAGAAACCAAGGCGTTGATACCTCCGTCGTCCTCGTGGCGCTCGGGGGTATTTGCGCCTTGGTACTTGCCTGCTTTTCGCAAATTGACACACGCCAAGGCTTGCTGGCCTTGGTAGGCGTGGGCTTTGGTTATTTGATGTACCAAGCCAGCTTTAGCTTTGCCGGGGGCTGGCGTGCAGCAATTACGCAGGGAAGCACGCTGAGCATTCGTGCGCAGATGCTGGCCATTGGGCTCGCAGCCATCGGCATGATGCCTATCTTGCAAATGCAAGAAGTGTTCGGTCAAGCCGTCACCGGCGCGGTAGGCCCTGTGGGTGTATCGCTGTTTGTGGGCTCACTCATGTTTGGATTTGGTATGCAGCTGGGCGGCGGCTGCGCCTCTGGCACCCTGTTCACAGTAGGCGGTGGCAGCACCCGCATGTTAATTACGCTGGCCTTCTTCATCTTGGGTGCACTCATCGGCACAGCGCATTTGCCGTGGTGGACTACGCAATGGTCTCTGGGCACTGTGCAGCCTGCACACAGCTGGGGCTTGCTGCCTGCTTTGGCCCTGCAACTAGCCGGATTGCTGGCGGTGTATCTGCTGGCCCGCCGCTGGGAATTGCGCAAGCGCCAACAACTGCAATCGCTACTGAAAGCTCCCTCCAACGCCCCTGCCATGCAAGGCGCACAGCGCCTGTGGCGCGGCTACTGGCCTTTGGCTTGGGCGGCTGTGGGCTTGGCGCTGCTGAGTGTCGCTAACTTGCTTCTGACTGGCCAGCCTTGGTCCGTCACCTTCGCCTTCAATCTATGGGGGGCCAAGCTGGCGAGCTTGGTGGGCGTAGACGTGAGCAGCTGGGAATACTGGACATGGAGCATGCCCGCCCAAGCCCTGCAAGGGCCGGTGCTGGCCGAGTCCACATCCGTCACCAACTTTGGCTTAGTGCTGGGCGCTTTGCTCGCCGCCGGTTTGGCTGGGCGTTTTGCACCGGTCTCACGCATCCCTTTAGGCTCCGCATTAGCGGCGGCCGTAGGCGGCGTGCTGATGGGCTATGGCGCACGCTTGGCCTTTGGCTGCAACGTAGGCGCTCTGTTTAGCGGCTTGGCCTCGGGCAGCATGCACGGCTGGGTCTGGTTTGCGTTGGCTTTTATCGGCAGCTTGGCAGGCGTGCGCGCCCGCACTTGGTTTGGGCTGGAGAAATAA
- a CDS encoding rhodanese-like domain-containing protein yields MTKNSLRNVLAGGLTALALAALTATTAHAADGIIVSQKQFQALSTQKGVKIIDMRSAAEFNKGHVPGAIHLPWQDINVSERDGIRNEYADDAQIEKALSAAGLSYDDTVVIYAATSMAGRAFAVLEYAGFEKLHVLDGGITQLKGVKLSTKAEPVTPSNFKLNRKKENRIERDGVAKLVGKPNASILDGRFLKASEDGAIPSAKLIPVTDFMNTKTSQVRDRAEVLKDLAAKGITPEQQIVSYCGSGAFASSSYLFLKDLGFKNVKFYDKSWDDWSRADVAQESHMNNFAFAGDALNQPKSFGPKFLDQAAVEAAQKKGAVVVDVRPADDFVVGRLPDSVNVYWNDTLNADRSLKSAAELRALFAKQGVTADKPVIIFARGGLQLSQTFTVLKMLGFEKVDAFEGKWEGWVNPGYGPTAATAAAKKS; encoded by the coding sequence ATGACTAAAAATTCTTTGCGTAATGTGCTGGCAGGCGGTTTGACGGCCTTGGCACTGGCTGCTCTGACAGCCACAACCGCCCATGCTGCAGACGGCATCATCGTGAGCCAAAAGCAGTTTCAAGCCCTGAGCACCCAAAAGGGCGTAAAGATCATCGACATGCGCAGCGCCGCTGAATTCAACAAGGGTCATGTACCCGGCGCGATTCACCTGCCTTGGCAAGACATCAACGTGTCTGAGCGCGACGGTATTCGCAATGAATATGCCGATGACGCCCAAATCGAAAAAGCGCTGAGCGCCGCCGGCCTGAGCTATGACGACACAGTAGTGATCTACGCTGCTACATCCATGGCTGGCCGCGCTTTTGCTGTGCTGGAGTACGCAGGCTTTGAAAAGCTGCACGTGCTGGACGGCGGCATCACCCAACTCAAGGGTGTGAAGCTAAGCACCAAGGCAGAGCCTGTCACCCCTAGCAACTTCAAGTTGAACCGCAAGAAAGAAAATCGCATCGAGCGTGACGGCGTGGCCAAGTTGGTTGGCAAGCCCAATGCATCCATTTTGGATGGCCGCTTTTTGAAGGCTTCAGAAGATGGCGCCATCCCCAGCGCCAAGCTGATCCCTGTCACTGACTTCATGAACACCAAGACGTCGCAAGTGCGTGACCGTGCCGAAGTTCTCAAGGATCTGGCTGCCAAGGGCATTACGCCTGAGCAGCAAATCGTTTCTTATTGCGGCAGCGGTGCGTTTGCTTCTAGCTCTTACCTGTTCCTCAAGGATCTGGGCTTTAAAAACGTGAAGTTCTACGACAAGAGCTGGGATGACTGGAGCCGCGCTGACGTGGCCCAAGAAAGTCACATGAACAACTTCGCCTTTGCCGGCGATGCGCTGAACCAGCCCAAGTCTTTCGGCCCCAAGTTCTTGGACCAAGCCGCTGTAGAAGCCGCCCAGAAGAAGGGGGCTGTGGTTGTGGATGTGCGCCCCGCTGACGACTTTGTCGTGGGCCGCCTGCCCGACTCTGTGAACGTGTATTGGAACGACACGCTGAACGCCGACCGCAGCCTGAAGAGCGCTGCCGAGCTGCGCGCCCTGTTCGCCAAGCAAGGCGTGACAGCAGATAAGCCAGTCATCATCTTTGCCCGCGGCGGGCTGCAGCTGTCGCAAACATTCACCGTACTGAAGATGCTGGGCTTTGAGAAGGTTGATGCCTTTGAAGGCAAATGGGAAGGCTGGGTCAACCCCGGTTACGGCCCCACTGCTGCCACCGCTGCTGCAAAGAAGAGCTAA